Proteins encoded together in one Bos indicus isolate NIAB-ARS_2022 breed Sahiwal x Tharparkar chromosome 3, NIAB-ARS_B.indTharparkar_mat_pri_1.0, whole genome shotgun sequence window:
- the TWIST2 gene encoding twist-related protein 2, with the protein MEEGSSSPVSPVDSLGTSEEELERQPKRFGRKRRYSKKSSEDGSPTPGKRGKKGSPSAQSFEELQSQRILANVRERQRTQSLNEAFAALRKIIPTLPSDKLSKIQTLKLAARYIDFLYQVLQSDEMDNKMTSCSYVAHERLSYAFSVWRMEGAWSMSASH; encoded by the coding sequence ATGGAGGAGGGCTCCAGCTCGCCCGTGTCCCCCGTGGACAGCCTGGGCACCAGCGAGGAGGAGCTCGAGCGGCAGCCCAAGCGCTTCGGCCGGAAACGGCGCTACAGCAAGAAGTCGAGCGAAGATGGCAGCCCGACCCCCGGCAAGCGCGGCAAGAAGGGCAGCCCGAGCGCGCAGTCCTTCGAGGAGCTGCAGAGCCAGCGCATCCTGGCCAACGTGCGCGAGCGCCAGCGCACTCAGTCGCTCAACGAGGCCTTCGCCGCGCTGCGCAAGATCATCCCCACGCTGCCCTCGGACAAGCTCAGCAAGATCCAGACGCTCAAGCTGGCCGCCAGGTACATAGACTTCCTCTACCAGGTCCTGCAGAGCGACGAGATGGACAATAAGATGACCAGCTGCAGCTACGTGGCCCATGAGCGCCTCAGCTACGCCTTCTCCGTGTGGCGCATGGAGGGCGCGTGGTCCATGTCCGCCTCCCACTAG